Part of the Pyricularia oryzae 70-15 chromosome 3, whole genome shotgun sequence genome, ggtaggtacctaccttacctatctgGCTTCTGGCTTGGTGGGTAAAGGTTACCTACCTGGCGTGCGCTCTAGCCTGGAAAGCGCAGGCTTGTTTCAAGGGGATCTCCAAAATGGTATAATTACGTGGTGGACGTGATCAGTGTACAGCCGCAGCGGTTTGCTCATGATATCATCAGTGCCCCCACTGGCATGAGCTTGCAGCAGTTGCGCATGGACCCCTCAGCAGGTTCACCTGCAGACAGAAGATTGGATTCGTTCCGAGCAAAGCACCATTCCAGTCGCGGTTCACGGCCGAGTCAGCCTTGATTTTGGCTGCGGCGGACTATGCGGGTGCCGTCTTGTATGCGGGCGCCGTcttgcattttaattactaGAAAGCTTCTAGGGAGATTCTGTAGTTGGGTTGCTAGGCGTATAGGCTGCCTTCACTCACAATCCAGGCCGCGGCTGACCTCATCTGGGAGGAAGGGGAAGTACCAATGTCTAATGGACACACGTGTAGATGACGGTGTATTACTCCAAGCCTGAAGATTTCCTTGTTTTCTATACGGAGACATCATGCTTACTCTTACCCTGTCTTGCTACGGAGCAAATGTCTTATCGTCATCTACCTAGAATCTTTGCTTTTCTACGGACTTTTTCTCGGCGAATGCCAAGGCTGCAAAGGCCTGACCCCGAGCCGTTCGAAGCATAGTAGATATCCAAATGTAACCCGGGAACCTTCTCGCAAATGTTCATGATTGGCTTGGACATTGCTCGCTTGGAACTTTCTGTGTGAATAcgctgtttttgttttgcttttcatctgtaggtaggtaccaagTTATCTATTCCATACCTGCCATAGCAAGAACATGAAAGAAAACCTCATGTAATCAAGTAACTGAGGTGCCTACCTATACACctgtctacctacctaggtaccttaggtaagaATCGTAAACAGCAGTCAAACACTTCTCCTACCGGGTTACTCCGGCTGATTGCTTTCCTGGAGAAGTTTACTCCGTATGGGAAAATCATTAGGAAATACAATTTTACGCTTATCACCTGTCCCCCATCCCACAGCTTTTTGAGAACCCCCCATTAGGTATTCGCCAGGGAAGATTTAGGTAGTGCTACTTCTCTTTTTCACAGTATCAGTAGAAAGCTCTGTGCGGCCGAGTAGAACTGCCGTGATCTGAACCTTTCCCTGGCcaccctgggcctgctgaGGCTCTGATCCGCGTGGCAAGGCAGGACAGGGCAGGGGAGTCACGCTCAACCCCTTCAGCTGTACTGTATGCTCTGTGCTATGATTTAGGTACCTTCCCTAGGCAGGTGGTTACCTGGGTCAAACCCAAAAGTTGCCTCCCAACAGAAAAACGACTTGGGTCGAATTGGGATGAATCATCTCAAGAGGGGGAAGATACGAAAAGAGAAACGACACTCGGGACGAAAAGGGGAAAGGCTGACCTCGTTGAATCCAGGGAAGCAGTGCGGTGATGCAGGCTTTTGGCTTTTGGGCGTTTTGAAATGATTCCGCAATTCAGATGGATTCCCATTCCGATTGATTCCCATTCTCATTCCCATGGCATGCCTGAGCTCAAATGACTTTCGGGagattttttctttttcttctccaatATCAGACCAAACTTTGCCGTAGTGTCATGACAAACAAATCCATCCCGCCGAGCCCGTTTTCGATATGTTGGGCACCGCGAAAAGATACCTATTCGTATTTTTTTACCATGACAACCTTTGCAAAGCCCCTCCAAGTAAATCCCCCCCCAATTTTTGAGCTCAGCTAGCTAAACTTTCGGCGTCATCTCCGCACCAATGCTACAATGGAATGAATCCCAACTTCTCCCATTTACAATACTGGACATCCGAGAATTCTGGGAGCGATCAGGAAAAGAAGAGACCCCTAAGCCTAAATTGCGTTATCAGTCTAGACCCTCCCTCAGCcgcgagaaaaaaagaaaaaaaagttgcttgaatcgactttttttttcccttccccAAACCGCGCTGGGGCGAGGCGTAATTATAGTGGCGACTTGTTCGGCAAAAAAATGTCACCGAAATTTACTGGTCGTCCCAAAAACAAGGAAGAAAAtgaaagaggaaaaaaactcGTACAGTAGAAGCTTACGACACGGCCCAGTACCACGTAAAAAGACCCTTATTAGCGTCAAACTTTATGCGTAACCTCGTCCTCGGCTGCTACGTGGGCCTTGTGGAGTGATGAAGCTGGTGAGCGAGCAGGGGTTACGGGGGCCCATTCTCCACTCACAAGGAAAACTCATCGATGGGGGTGGATGATGTCCCCGCCGGAGAGAGATTCAGTCTCTCGGTACGGCGGCTGCTACGTGGTACGTGAGGAGCTTTGTCTATTTGTCTTTTTGCcttgtgtttctttttttcctctttcgCAAAACGCCCCGACCGGCTCCAGGAGCTCGTCGACACAGGGCTGGTTCACGGCACGCGGGCTCGTGCTTGTCACAGTTCCCCAATACGGCCTGTTGCATGAAAGGATGCCGCCAAGCTTCTCGATACGGGTGGACTGTGGACTTTTAGTCTTTGAGAAGCAATTCAATCGATGTAAGTCGAAAAGGACGTTCTAATCATTCATTGGTCTTTATCAGCTACCGATATCTGTTACGGAGTATTACGCAAGTGATAGCGCAGACCGCTTCAAGCTATTGCATCTTACTGCGACGCCCACTCTTACACTATTGAAAATCATGGGCGAGTAccaacctaggtaggtactttgcAAGTAAAATAAACTGCTGATGAACACTTTCACCAGCTATACCTGAATCCACGATCCTGTTTGTCCGTCAAATCTGCCTCGTGCTGTCCGAGTTTGTCAAGAGTCACGGGGCCGCTGTCTGCCTCTATTCCCGTACCCGCCGACCCCGAAACCTCGCCGTCACGTATCGTATTATCCCGCATGCATAAGAACCGGTACAGCAGCACAACAACCGCCAGCAGCAACCAAGTTACGATGCTGGTGACCACCCCCTTGAAATAACGTGGCCTCTCGGTCCACAGCTGCGGCGCACCGATGCAGCCGGCGCAATAGCCCATGAAAAACAGGCAGTTGACAACGGCGCGTTTGGTGTTACCCTTGAAGTTGGACGAGACCAAGCTGAGCAGCGGCGATGCGACGGCCGAGATGCACGAGGCCAACCATGAGGCAACAATCACTCCCCAGCCGGCGTCGAGCGGGAGCTCCAGAAGGAGTATTGTGGCAGCGAGCGGCGGCACGATCATGATGAGCACGACGAAGGTGCGCTTTTGTGGCATAACCCAACAGAGAAAAACGCCAGTCCAGAGTAGCGCGATTTGCACAGCGCCCGACGGGGCCGTGTATAGCATCGTCTGGTACCTGTCGTAGCCGATGGAGTTGATGACCAGAGAGGCAAACTGAGAATAATTTTGATTGTCAGTATCGTACTCGATGACATCATCGATGCGCACAACCATTCTCTGTCTGCTCACTGTAAGTACTGGTGCCTGCATGGTAGTTAGCACCCCAAACCAAAACACACACCACACCTTGGGATCCCTCAGGGCCTCTCTAAGCTGCACCACCGAAAACGACGTCTTGTCTCCGCCCTCTCTATCCTGAGCCATCCGAGCACTGAGAACCTCCTTGTCGCGCTCGTTTAAAAACCACGCGTTGTTCGGCCCGCACGGCATCAGGATGTAAAACACAACACCGACGGCAATAGTCAAGGCGCCGCAGACCAGGAAGAGCGTCCTCCAGGGCGCGAGGCCCAGGCTGTCGTTGACGCCGATGCCGTACGTCAGAAGGCAGCCGAGGACCTGGGCGAGGCCGTTCATACTCAACCAGGTTGCCGTGCGGCTGGCATGGTCTTTCTTTTGGTACCAAATGGCCGTGATGGTGACAAATGCCGGGCTAACGCAACCTTCCGTGATGCCTAAGAGGAAGCGGACGGTGGCGAAGCCGGCAAATTTTGTGGGGGCGGCGAGGCAAAGACATATTGCACCCCAGATTATACTGTATGTTTTGAGTGGTAGGTTGTCAGCAGAAAATTTCACacgcaattttttttttttctcttatgTTCCTGTTTTCGTTGGACAGAATGCTGGCTTTGATTTCGCTCGAAAAGAACATCGCATAATGCAAAAGCGGGGCAAAAATCAACAGATCACAATGAAAGCACCCTACACAGTAGAGCCTACCAATTTGGTCACAGGCAACTTGCTCATCAAATAAATGAATGGATATTCAGAGATAAGCTGGCCGACGTAAAAAATCGAGGAAGCCCACGAAAATTGCTGCGGTGTGAGTTCTAGGTCTTCAATGACCCCAAAGACGCCCGCATAACTCAGACTTTGCTTGTCGAGATACTGCAGGAAAAAGACGGCGCACATCATGGGCAGCACTGTCCGGTCAATCTTGCGCAAAACTTTCTGCTCCTCGGTCAAGGCCACTGGCAGGAATGAAGTATCGACAACATTGCCCTTGCTTTCAACTCGAGGTGCTTGAAGTTGAATGGGTCCGTTCGCCACGGGCTTGGTCTCCATTTTGCTGAGGAAAAGCAGGTCGTCAAATGTAGGCAGCAAATGGTACAATAAGTTTATCAAGACTGAATTATACGAATGAGCTTCCGTCGCGGGGTTTTGAATGCATGGGCGGACTGATGATTCCATCCGAGCACTTCTCTGCTCCTCCTATAAATGGCCATAAGTCGCTCTTCGCAAACCCTTTTATTATTGTCCATCTCTTCCCATGCTTGTCGTGGTACGAACAACTTGCTGATCATCTGCAGTAAGACCGCTCGTGGGACGGTGTCGGTCGGCATAAGTAGTACATGTCTGGCATTGTCGATTTTCCCCTTCTTTTTCATAGGTCGTCTCATTTGCGGCGGGGAGACTATGACGGCATATGCGGATGGCTGACATGACGGAAGTTGCCGTCTCACACTAGGACTGGACCTTCGTCTGTCAACTCCTTCATTAACCAGTAACATACAAGCAAGTTTTTAATTTCAAATTTTCCTTGCCACTCCCACCTTTGTACCAACGCAGACACTCGTAGCGTTGGTACGGCTCCACGGCCCTGTGGAGGTCTGCAAAGAGGAGGCCAAGCGGAGGCCAAGCGGAGGCCAAGCTTGTGcttgtcatcagggaagaaGGGCGTCGGCCGGGATGGACCTGTCAATGCCGTTGGCTCGGGCGAGGTCCTCAAAGCCGACGGACCAAACGAATCACCTCCACATCACGAGGCGGCGAGTTCGCTGCTCTGTACGGTAGGGATACGAAACCTTCCGGGGGATACAGCCTATGGCCCATGTATCCGCATGCGCATGTGCTAGTGCAGTCCGACACTGCGTCGGAGAGAAATCAAGCCGTATCTTCGTCGACAAAGACACCGTAGTGGGAGGGGAATACTTCGTAAGTCTGTGATGCGTGAGGGTGGATGTCTGGCCTCGTGTCTGGGTCTGGTACGACAGAAGGACCAGGATCCGATTGGTTGTCTTGCTCCATGCGCACCGAGTCGTTGGCGAAGAAACACCAAGTTTGCTTGACGGGGGGCCAAGGTCGCATTGGTCATAGTCTCACAGTCAGCCGGGATACTCGAGAGTGCCAGCATACCCCGTAGGTCGGTCGAGGGGCTGCGGCAGGGTGGTAAGGCTGGGATACGCGAGGCAAAGAATGGTACGTGCTGACACTTGATAGACCCGGGTATTTGATTTGAGTGGCGAAGATCCTGGGAAAAGGGCGAACTTCAACGCTGTGATGCGAGGATTGGATCCGGAAATGCGCAATATTCGTCGCTTCGGCATTTAGACGCACCGGAGTAACGGTGATCACCAAGGAGTATGTTTTGGCTGGAGCTTGGAGTGGATGTTCCCATAGACCGTTTGGGCGATGCAACCGCTGGACGAATACGCCCCCTTGCCAAGAATTTTTAAAAATGTAGAAAGTGCGTTAATCGTCGCAGGATTGGGCTGGATTTTGGGGGCTGCTTACCCAAGGGGGTTACGATTAGCGCCTGCTCGCTGCAGTAAGATCCGACCCACACCACTCTCACGCGTGGTCTTGGGCAAATTTTGCAGTGAACCGGTGGCGCATCCTAGAGGATTTAACCGTagcaagaagaaaacaatAGGAAGGAGAAAGCAAATACGAAGAAAAAGTTGAGGCAAGCTGGGAGAACTTCTCTGACCGGCCAAACAGGGCGCTTAGGGGAGGCTCTGCTTCCCGTCACCTTATTTTTCATTGGTGAGAGTGTTTTATCACTTGATAATGAGTGCAACAATGCAGGTGCTGCTCGAGAATAAAAAAGCAGCGATTGCCGTACCTTTTCGCTATTTCAAATCAAGGAACAGACATGAGTTGCGAGAAAAAGCTTTCCAGGATAAGCTTTTTACAGGTCGCGACTGCCATGGTGGTCTGTGAATACGAATTCAAAAGCAAGAGCTACCACAACACCAACGCAAAGGGCTGGGCCGCGGCAGTGTTGGGGGGAAAATACAGCAAGCATGCCTTCTCTGCGTGGGCCTATCGCCATTGTGGCGCCGGCTCTGCTGGTGGAAACGGTCCACGCAGTACCAACCACACATTTTGACCAATTCTTCCCGTTTTGGAATGAGTAAGTCAATGGAAGAAGCTTTTTGATCACATGAACTCCATCTGATGGGCAGGCAGACTGACAGGCAGACAGGATGCTTCAAGAAATCATCCATAAGAATTGCTCAACAGAATACACCGAATACAAGGCAGGCAACAGACCGGAAGGCGCGACTCTGTCATCGCTCATCAGCCCAGTCATCAGCTGCATCTTCGAGACCCTACCCGAACACAGGAAGGCCGAGTTGGGCGCCAGCGCCGTCATCCTGGGCCTGTTGCCAACAATCCTGCAAAGTTTGGGCAGCACACCGCCTGAAACGGCGCTGCTCTCCGTGCGACGCCCCCTGCTCGCCACGCTGCTGGCTCTTGGAAGTCCATCTGTTACGGCGATGAAAACCAGTAACCTCATGGATAGCTTCAAGGATTTGGTGGAAAAGGGTGACACCAGACCCACGACCATTTCGGCTTTTCGCTGGAATTATGTAACAAAAAGGTGGAGGGTGGCTCTAAGTGCTGCAGAGTATGTGGCCGCCATCGTCTCAGCCGCCAACGTCGTTTATCTCGCTTATCAACTGGGTTCTCACGCGATCGTCATTTTCGCCCCAGAGACCATTTTCATGCTGCCGCTATGGACTTTTATTTGCATCATCATCCATTTCGGAGGCGTGTTGATTTTGCACCTCAAGCTGCACGTCGACCACAAAGAATCGCGCAACTCAATTCGGCAACTAATCCATTCTGAACAGCACGACAGCCATCGTTATCCTCTGCTCCAGAATGAAGAGCCCAAATCCGGTGTTTTGTGCAGGATCTCTACAACTTTCCGAGACGATGTAATCCCTGCTGCTTTTCAAAGACGCAAAAGGCTGCGGTGGCGCAAAGAGACCATCCTCGTCAACTTCCTGATCTGGGTACTCAGCATGGGCACCCTGGCGAACCTCGTCTTTGGCAGCGTGATTTTTTCCAGCCTACTTTTCTTCAGTGTCCGGGACGTTTTGCTCATCGTGGGACGATATTTCATAAGCGCACTATTTTGTCGTGGCATAGTGAGGCTTGAGTTGGCAGGCTTTAAGGAGTGTACCTTCTTTGAACAGGACGAGAGATCCGAAGACCAGCAGACACATGTGGATAGCACTGAGCCAATACCGCTCAAAGATGTGTACCAGCATCCCCAAAGGGAGGCTAGGCTTTGACAAGCCAATACTTACGACGTACGGGGGACATAAAAAAGAATTACCGGTAAGTCTGATGTCTGTTCGGCCGAAAATTAACATGCATACTATTTGTTATAAGCTCAAAATGTATATACAAAGCGCACTGCAAAAAGAGTATGGCTTTTTGAGCCATTTATTGACTTTCAGCGTGCGTATTTCAAATCAGGCTTATCGCAGCCCAAATGAAAGAATGCACTGCGGCGCACTACCACGTAAAGCGCAAAAACAAGTGACGGAAAGTGGAGGCTTTGGAGGGCATGAATGGAGACTCCCGGTTAGTTAGCTTGAGCGGAGTGGTACCGTAAGTGGGTAGCCCGTGGAGATCGATCCAATGCGGAACGGGGAGAATACCGTTTTTTGCGTTTTTACGCAAATCCCATCTTTTTGGGCCGGAGCTCTCGGGGCCCAGTAAAATTGAGACGAGgctagctacctaggtagctaatcAAGTTGCCAAGACCACTGCCCGCGAAGTTGCCTGCCAAGCTGGGTAAGTGTTGAGTGGTGTGAATACCTGACTAGGAAAGGTACCCAGTGACAGGCAATCATGAGTAAGGTAAGGAAAAGggagggaaagaaaaaaaaaaaacagtgaCCCCAACTGCCCAGCCAAGGGGATGTCGAATAAGTGTCCAGTCCATCAAGGTACCACCTActtaagtacctacctacctacacctCAAGAATATCTACATAGTACCTTGCCAACTTGTCGTATCTCAACATTCCAAAGAACTCGGTGCACATAAAAAACCAAGCTCCCGTATCAAATAAAACTATGACAAAACCCCACTAGGGATATCAAAACTCCTGGAGTAAATACCGGAAATTAATTGTAAACCGTTACCATGGTTATACGACTTGGAACTTGGTACCCTTCATGCAAAGACTGACGTCTTTTGTGTTTTGGGTTCTCGGTTATTATGACATACCGTTTGCTGCCCACGCCAGTCAAAAATGGGTGACATTGGGGCGGTCTATTCCTCAATGACTTGTTTCCTGCCTGTTCTGTAATAGTCGGGTTAGTGTTTATCCTGCCTTGTTTCTGGGCTTTTGTGCTGGGGGTGATCTAAGCGGGTCCTTTGGCCGGTTTGGGCAAGAGCGTGTTAGGAGACGAGCAAGACGAACTGTCCTGTCCGTGCGACACGTTTTAAAGGTTCACTGCATGCATTCCCTGTCGCTCGGCGCCATTCGCCGACCCCACCTTGCACAAGACCAAAAATAAATCAGCATACGATAAATACGAAAGATGATCCGATCGAATCCATAAAGTGACAGAGATTTTTGTCCATTCAAGCCATGGTAAAGTTGATGGTAAACTGGCGAGCGAAGAATAATGGGAtggaagtttttttttttttttcttggttaTGCTACACGCCCTGCGCGCAGGATTGGTCGCTTCAGATGGCAACAGTAATCGCATCTCTTGGAAAGATTGAAACCATTCTTTACTGTGTTGGTAACCTTAAAACGGTAATCAAATGCATACCTATTTTGATCTGAATTTAATTCGTGATTCTCCTATACCAAGTACCGTACTACTGTACGTAGTAATAAGGGGCCGTGCTGATAACTGAGTTTGGAAATCTAGACCACTAACAATGGGTCTGGACAGGAAGGAGTGAATTCAGATGCTTTTGTCACTCGGTTGGCCTTCGGCCGAGACAAACTAAATGCACGGTACGTAGGCAAATGGATACctgggtaggtaaggtaggtagggacGGGTGCTGCGGGGCTGGCTGATTCGCTGCAGCGGCCCCGTGCGCCCATCCCATCATCTAAGGGAGGACCAGGACTAGGACCACCGACACGCAAATGGTGCAGCTAACATCATCCGCACTATGCGGCCGCCCTAGGCCTCCCCCATTGCCTTTCTCTgcgcctttttttcctcacCTGGAATAAGGTACGAAGTACGGCACATACGGTAGATTCCATGGTTCGGTCGATAATTCTCTCGCTATCGTAGACATGAACGTCCCATCAACGCAGCAGCCACTGCCACTTCACCCACCAACGACTCTCTatccctcgccgccgccacagCAAACAGCTCAAGCTCCCGCTCCTGTGTCTGCCGCTTCTGCACCGGCCTCTGCGGCCGCGTCCGGGCCTGCCCAAGGCAGCACTGGTCAGCAACGCGAGCTGGGCAAAAATGCGCTGCGTCGGCCACATCGCAAGTCGAGGCTGGGATGCATGAACTGCAAAGCTCGACGGGTCAAGGTATGTAAATTTACGCTAGATTTAATTATTATTGCCCCTCTCTTGACCGGATATGAATTCAGAGACTGATTTTTTTCCCCGGGCGCATCCACGCAAACGCGAGATGTCCAGTGCGATGAGAGTCATCCTACTTGTGGTTTTTGCCTGGCCAGGCAATTGACCTGCCAGTATCCTGAACCACCAATACCTGCTGGTCAGCCTCAGCATAACTTGTACGAACAGCATCGGCAGTCCATCTCGCCGCAATCACCAGCCCACCGCGGCGTCGTTCCCAAAAATGATCCAAGGCAACCGACTTTTGCGCCAATGGGGCCGGCCTCAGCCACGTCGTCGCCTCCGAATAATTACAGCACCACGATGGGCAGTCAACATGATCCCCGTCGGACTTCGGATATCGCTATAGCTATGGCGGCGGTCACAGTTGCTACAGGGCCTCTTCCGCCCCCCAACAGCCCGGGATCCAACTATGGGCACAAGCTGAACATGGATGACCTTGAGCTTCTCCTAAACTTTACCAGCTCTACTGTCAACTCCATGTCGCGCCACAGTCACATCTTGGACCTTTGGCGTGAGGATGTGCCGAAGCTGGCCCTTGACCACCCTTTTCTCATGCACGCCATTCTCGCCCTCTCAAGTGTCCACCTGGGCCGTTTCCCCGAGGCCGGCCGCCACCGCAGCGCCGACTACTACTTCAGCCAGGCCAAGAATCACTGGTACCAGGCCGAGCAGCTGGTCGGCCCCCTGCTGTCAAGTGGTGCAAACGAGGTCACATGCCACGCCCTTTACATGTTTGCTTTGCTCGCCGCATATTTTGCCATCGCAAGGGGTCCAACCCCTGACAGCTGGTTACCCATGGGTGGCGGTCCGCACGAGCGGAAGAACGAGCACATTCTCGAATGGTCCGTTCTCACCCGCGCCATCATCCCCGACGACAAGGAGCAGTGGGCACGACTCGAGCGCGGGCCCGTTGGAGCCTTGGCCTCCCTGACGGTCAAGTGCATGAACATGCTCGCCACTTCCTCGGGGAGGCCCGAGGCGGAGCCGTTTCGCCGGTTGCGCGAATACATCATGGATAGCGAGTACCACAACCGCGAGCTGCGCGACCGGTACATCAGGATAGTAAACGGAGTGTCCCAGTGCTATTCGGTAACGTACGACGAAAAGGGCTTTCCGGAGAAGCATGCACGGGACATGGGGTGGTATTCGTTCGTTGCGGTTGCCGATGACACCAAGTTTCTGGAACTCCTCAAGAACTTTACGCCGAATGCTCTCATCATATATGCGTACTCAGTCGTTATCGTCAAGGATGTGGACTTCGGCTGGATGACTGAGGGTTGGCCGCATCACACAATGTCTGGTATTTACCGACATCTGGAGCCACAGTACCGTGTTCATTTGTCCTGGCCCATCAAGAAGATTGGATGGGTGCCTCCGGGGTGAATGATGCTCATGTTGATTTACTTTATCTTGCGTCAAAGATGGCACTAGACGTGTTCATTTCCATCATCTGAGCTGATATTGTTCAGCTGTCTTATTCTGCGAGTAATTTAAGGCCGAGCACTGGGTTTTGGGGGGGCAGTTTTATATTTAGTTTATACCCACGTGTTGATGATGAAATGATTTCAAGACAACACACATTACACATACCCTATTTATATCTAGGTGCTCATGATTCCTCACAAGTTGTGCCCAGAGGAGTTGGCAGCGATTCGACTTGAACCGCCTGCACTGGCAGGTTTACTTCTTTCTTGCCATCTCCACGTcgatgtcgtcgtcgtcatcgtcaccaTGGAAGAACCTGAGAATAGCGGCGGCAACGACATCGCCATCGTGGTCCAGGTGAGCTGTCTCGGCCGCCCGCTCGGCCGTTTCCCGGTCCTTGCCCTCTATGGCGCCCTGCTCAATTCGCATCTCCATCTCGCGCTTGACCATCTGCTCGTCAAAGGCGAGGTGGGCCTGCACGGTGAACATGCGGCGCGGGATGTAGACGCCCTGGACGTTGGTGTGGGGGCTGCTGCCCCAGACGGAGACCTCGGCGTTCTCGGCCAGCAGGCCGTTGGCGCTCGAGTACGTCGGCGGCGCCACCACGTGGTCCTGGTGCATCTGGTGCAGGTGCACAACCGAGTCATCCGTCTGAAAGAGACGCTGGCCCACGGCGGTCAGGTTGATCTGTGAGTGGCCTAGCTCCCAGTCTTGGGACGGCGACGGCCTGACCTCGGATCCCAGGAGGCGGCACAGTATCTGGTGGCCAAAGCAGATGCCTGAGAAGCGCATGTCGGGCCTGGTCTGCCAGAGCTCTGTACGATCAGATGGGGACGGTCAGCGAAAGGTTCAGCCAGATGTCTCCTAGCATTTGGTGCTTGTTCGAGTCTAGAAAGTCGTGTTTCAAAAGGCGAGACGCGtgcagaaagaaaaaaccaaCCTTTCAGCAACGCCTTCAGGTCCTTGATCCAGTCGTCGTCGCCATGCGCGTCGTACATGCTGCCCGTCAGCAGCACGGCGTCGAACCCTTCAAACTCGGACGCCTTGGGCACCTCGCCACCCTTGTCGGCCACGACGAACCGTATGTCGGTCTCGATGCCGAGGCGCGGC contains:
- a CDS encoding allantoate permease, which gives rise to MNGLAQVLGCLLTYGIGVNDSLGLAPWRTLFLVCGALTIAVGVVFYILMPCGPNNAWFLNERDKEVLSARMAQDREGGDKTSFSVVQLREALRDPKVWCVFWFGVLTTMQAPVLTFASLVINSIGYDRYQTMLYTAPSGAVQIALLWTGVFLCWVMPQKRTFVVLIMIVPPLAATILLLELPLDAGWGVIVASWLASCISAVASPLLSLVSSNFKGNTKRAVVNCLFFMGYCAGCIGAPQLWTERPRYFKGVVTSIVTWLLLAVVVLLYRFLCMRDNTIRDGEVSGSAGTGIEADSGPVTLDKLGQHEADLTDKQDRGFRYSW